The genomic interval TAGACTTAAGATATTTCAAGAATATGACTTATGAAGAAATAGCTGAAGAATTAGATGTTGACATTAGAACTGTCTTCAGGATTAGAAAAAGACTTCTTTCAAAGTTAAAACTTCACTTTAAAATTAGAAGATTATTATAAACTAAAAATTATGAAAATGTCAGTTTTACGACATTATAAAGCAAATTATTTTGTAGTATAATAATAATATAAATAACAAGCTGGCTAGTTAAATAATATCGTATCTAATTTTATAAGGAGGTTATTATTATGACAGAACAAGAAAAAAAAGAAGTTATGGCTAAATATGCTAAAAAGTTGGAAGCTACAATTAAGACTGAAAAAGCTAAGACAATGGAGCTTGAAGATGATAAGTTCACTCTAAAAGCATTGCAAGAAAAAAAACAAGCTGGAGCTGCATTAGAAACAACTGCATATGAAAGCTGGGATACCTGGATGGCTCAAATGGAAAAAGAAATCAAAGCTGGAGAAGCTGCTCTTACAAACATAGAATTTAAGAAAATTCTATTAGAAGCAGTTAAAGCATATGCTGGAGTATAAACCTAATTTAAACTAAATATTTATAACAGAAAACAGTGGATAATTAGGATCCACTGTTTTTTATTAAGATGAGCATTTTCTAAGGAGGCTTTAATATGAAAGTTGCTTTAATTATTGGACATAATTCAAGAAGTAAGGGAGCTTATTCTTCTATCATAGGAAGCGAATTTGATTATTGGAAAAGAATTGCAATGAAAATTAAAACTATTATTCCTGATATAGTTGATGTATATGAGAGAAGCCCAAACAAATATTACACCAGGGAAATGTTTCAGGTTCTGGAAAAATTAAATCAAAATAAATATGCTTTCTGTCTTGAACTTCATTTTAATTCATCAACAGACAAATCGGCTAATGGTTGCGAATGTTACATCTATCATAAAAACAATGAAGCTAAAATGTTGGCCACAAATTTTATGCATCAGTTACACAATATATTTAATGTAAAAATTAGAAATAATCACGGAATAAATTTAGTTTCTAGTTCTCAAGTACGGGGAGGATATGGAATCTGTAAGAGCAAATGGACCTATATTTTGATTGAGCCTTTTTTTGGAAGTAATCCAGGAGAGGCATTAAAATTTTATGATAAAAATAAAATAGTGGAACTTTTGATAAAATTTATTATAGAAAATACCTAGTTGGTAGGAGGTTTAAAATGCCTGAATTATGTGAGTTTGATTTAAGATTTTATGGTTATAAAAAGTGGATATTAAAGAAAAAATATTCCTATAAAGTTAATAATAGAATAATTGAAGTACCTGAAAATTTTATAACAGATTTAGCAAGTATTCCTAAAATATTTCAAAATATTTTTGAACCTGCTGGAGAGAACTATACTCGTGGTGCAGTAATCCACGATTATTTATATTCAAAAGATTGTAAATATATTGATATTAGTCGGAAAGAAGCAGATAAAATTTTTCTGGAGATTATGAAAGAAAGAGGGGTACCTTTTTGGAAAAGACACTTAATATATAAAGCAGTAAAATTTTTTGGCTGGATATTTTTCCGAAAGGAGTAAGATTATGAATGTTGAAACTATTATTACAGTAGCTGGAATGTTAGTAAGTGGTGTTTTTGTATATCATAGATTCATTATAAGTTATATTGAAAAAAAAGTTGATAAAGAAAATTACAAAGAGTTCAAAGAAGAACTAAATAAGAAATTAGATGAACTAAAAGAAGATTTAAAATATTTAAGAGAAAAATTATAAATGAACTCTCTTTAATTTGTTGCCTACATATTGCCTACAATTTTAAATTTTTATATAACTTTTCTCTTTTATAACAAACAGTTTTTATTTTTTTATATTCTTTTCTCCAGTCCTTGTAAAAGCTTTCTCTATCTTCATTAGTACTCCTATGATAGTCAACAATATTGTTGTAGTTTATTTCGTTATTATTTTTCTTACGATAACTATTGATTTTTAAAAATTTACTTCTATCAAAACCATAAAAAGAAAGTTTGTATCTTACTTTTTTCTCTTTATTGAAAATATATATTGAAAATGACTTGGAAATATTGCCATTTTTAGTAAAAGAGAATTTAAAATTTTTTAAATTAGATGTATACGTATGAAAATAAATTAAATTTTTTGGAAGCTCTATATCTTGTGATTGAAGTGTTTTATCTGATATTACAATTTTTTTTGCAGAAAGGTCTAATTCTAATTCTTGCTTTCTTTTCTGTTTCAAAGAAGTTGTTGATACCAAATAAAATGCTTCTGTAATTTTTGTTTTGGCTTCATTTATATCCCTTAACTCTTTAAATTCCTTATACTTTAGAAATGCAATATTCAATAAAATTGAAAAAATTAAAATAGATAGTATTATCTCAAAAGTTGAGAATGCTTTATTTTTTTCTATATAAATCACCCTCTTTTTTTAAGATAATTATACATCTAACTGATATATAATGTCAAATAAAAAAACATATAATTTTATTATAGTTTTTAATGTTTTAAATAAAATGTAAATTTGAAATAGAATTTTAATATTTTTATAGAAGTATATAAGGTTTTTGAGTGAATGAAAATTATATTAAAAGCTATTATGATATAGAAAATGGAGGTGAAGCTTATGGAAATGTCAAAGTTGTTGGTTAAGGATCTTATGAATGGAAAGTTTGAATTAATTTCTGATTACATATACCAGATAGAAAATTATGTTATAAAAGTACCTAAATCTTTTGTAACAGATTATGCTTCCATACCTAGGATATTTAGAGCTATTGTTCTTCCCTATGGAAAACATAGTGGGGCAAGTGTTGTGCATGACTATCTTTATTCAAAGGGCTGTGAGCTGAATATTGAAAGAAAAAAAGCAGATAAAATATTCTTGGAAATCTTAAAAGAAGAAGGAGTTAATCCTATTTTAGCTAGACTGATGTATATTGCAGTTAGATGTTTTGGAAAAACTAGATATAAAATAAAATAGCACCTACTGGCATAGGTGCTATTTTATTTGCCATTAAATCTTATACTACTTACTTAAGTTATTCTAACATAATTATATTAAAAAATCAAGTTTTATGATATAATAAATTGCCATTTTTCCTCTAATATCTCTTTTTAAAGGAGGTGAAAGAGTGAAAAAATCTTTACTACTTCTTTTGATAATAGTAATTTTTTTACTATTATCTAAAAATACTTACTAATTATATTTAGTAAATCTTTTATGTGGGAGATACTCTGGCAGGTATCTCCTGCTTTTTTTAATAAAAAAAATTTAGTGGAAATATCTTGTAATAATTGATATAATCTATTCCGTACGGATTAGGAGAGAATATGGAAAAGAAATTTAGAGGAGAAATCCCATTTTGGCTAAAAAATAAAAAGAATAGCATAGTCTATGTCTGCTCATCTAATAGAAATATAGATGATTATTTTTTTGTGCTAAAAGATTTCTATAAAGGAAGAATTCTCAGAATAAAAAAAGAAAATGAAAATGGAGAACTAAAGAAATATAATTATGATCTATTAGAACTTCTAAAATCAGATGAAAAATTTATAATCTTAATCTCTTTAGAATATTTCTTAGAAGATTATTATTCTAAGGCTAACAGTATTTTTATTGAAAAAGGAAAAGAAGTAGATATAAAAGCCTTGGAAGAAAAATTAATTGAAGCTGAATTTGAAAAAACATATATGCTTACTCAAAGAAAAGAATATTCAATAAGAGGGGATATTTTAGATATTTTTAATATCAATCAAGAAAATCCTGTGAGAATAGAATTTTTTGGAAATGAAGTTGATAGAATAACATATTTTGATTTACATTCTCAATTAAGTATTGAAAAATTAGACAGTATAGAACTGTATATAGACAATAATAAAGATAAAAAAGATTTCTTCTCTCTTATGTATACAAGCAAAAATAAAGTGGAATATTACTATGAAAATAATGATATTTTACAAGCAAAAGTTAAAAGACTTATGGGTGAAAATTCAGATAGAGAAAATGACATAATAAACAAAAT from Fusobacterium pseudoperiodonticum carries:
- a CDS encoding DUF1353 domain-containing protein, which codes for MPELCEFDLRFYGYKKWILKKKYSYKVNNRIIEVPENFITDLASIPKIFQNIFEPAGENYTRGAVIHDYLYSKDCKYIDISRKEADKIFLEIMKERGVPFWKRHLIYKAVKFFGWIFFRKE
- a CDS encoding DUF1353 domain-containing protein, whose amino-acid sequence is MEMSKLLVKDLMNGKFELISDYIYQIENYVIKVPKSFVTDYASIPRIFRAIVLPYGKHSGASVVHDYLYSKGCELNIERKKADKIFLEILKEEGVNPILARLMYIAVRCFGKTRYKIK
- a CDS encoding N-acetylmuramoyl-L-alanine amidase, with translation MKVALIIGHNSRSKGAYSSIIGSEFDYWKRIAMKIKTIIPDIVDVYERSPNKYYTREMFQVLEKLNQNKYAFCLELHFNSSTDKSANGCECYIYHKNNEAKMLATNFMHQLHNIFNVKIRNNHGINLVSSSQVRGGYGICKSKWTYILIEPFFGSNPGEALKFYDKNKIVELLIKFIIENT